One window from the genome of Sulfodiicoccus acidiphilus encodes:
- a CDS encoding 30S ribosomal protein S3, whose amino-acid sequence MVKIKQYFLQRAITKTMVDEYLAKQFYRAEYSGVEIAKTPMGTRVIIYAGRPAMIIGKGGKSIKQLSQVLERYFKLENPQITVVNVEKPELNARIMAFRLAQNLEKGFQFRRASFITMRKIMGAGAVGAEIVVSGKLTTERARYEKLKEGQVYKTGGQLDTVVDRAIATALLKPGIFGVEVVITKPVRSVDKILPKSPEEVKVESKEEGGVTVTNVKFIEEGGASQSATESQ is encoded by the coding sequence ATGGTTAAGATAAAGCAGTACTTCCTACAAAGGGCGATCACTAAGACAATGGTGGACGAGTATTTAGCGAAGCAGTTCTATAGGGCAGAGTACTCTGGGGTAGAGATAGCAAAGACGCCAATGGGAACCAGGGTGATAATATACGCCGGCCGCCCGGCAATGATAATAGGAAAGGGCGGTAAGAGCATAAAGCAGCTCTCTCAAGTCCTGGAGAGATATTTCAAATTGGAGAATCCTCAAATAACTGTCGTCAACGTGGAGAAGCCCGAGCTCAACGCTAGGATTATGGCATTCAGACTAGCCCAGAATCTGGAGAAAGGATTCCAATTCAGGAGGGCTTCGTTCATAACAATGAGGAAGATAATGGGGGCTGGTGCAGTAGGTGCCGAGATAGTTGTGAGCGGGAAGCTAACTACTGAGAGGGCGAGGTATGAGAAATTGAAGGAAGGTCAGGTTTACAAGACAGGGGGTCAGTTGGACACCGTAGTAGATAGGGCAATCGCAACAGCGCTACTTAAGCCTGGTATATTTGGTGTTGAAGTGGTAATAACTAAGCCGGTTAGGTCCGTGGACAAGATTCTGCCCAAGAGCCCAGAGGAAGTTAAAGTAGAAAGCAAAGAGGAAGGAGGTGTGACTGTAACCAACGTTAAGTTCATAGAGGAAGGAGGTGCGAGCCAAAGTGCCACTGAAAGTCAGTGA
- a CDS encoding 30S ribosomal protein S19, with protein MVPDIPPEWRKFKYRGKTIDELMAMPMDEFIKMLPSRKRRSLKRGFTEQQRNLLEKIRTYRRDPKQGKSIRTHVRDMVILPEMVGLKFAVHNGKEFVEFVVSPEMIGHYLGEFSSPIKKVEHGEPGLKATRSSLFLAMKG; from the coding sequence GTGGTGCCTGACATTCCACCTGAGTGGCGTAAGTTCAAGTACAGAGGTAAGACGATCGATGAGTTAATGGCCATGCCAATGGACGAATTCATAAAGATGCTACCGTCAAGAAAGAGGAGATCCCTGAAGAGGGGATTCACTGAGCAGCAAAGGAATCTCCTAGAGAAAATAAGGACATATAGGAGAGACCCTAAGCAGGGAAAGTCCATCAGGACTCACGTGAGGGACATGGTGATATTACCTGAGATGGTTGGATTGAAGTTCGCAGTCCACAATGGTAAGGAATTCGTGGAATTCGTGGTGTCTCCAGAGATGATAGGACACTATCTAGGGGAATTCTCCTCACCCATAAAGAAGGTGGAACACGGAGAGCCTGGACTGAAGGCAACTAGGTCCAGTCTATTCTTAGCTATGAAGGGATGA
- the ileS gene encoding isoleucine--tRNA ligase, with product MGNRWFKLSGKAVGSLSNKFDPLEIERQVSEYWEREQIYRKLKTVSSKRAKRFLFLDGPPYTSSPVPHIGTVWNKVLKDSILRFMRLRGLNVWDRPGYDCHGLPIEVAMERKLGIKTKTEIVEKIGVERFVSACSEFAKENAASLSVAFRDVGVFMDWENPYMTLSDEFISRSWRVIKAAHEKGLLERSLHVVSWCPRCQTTLADYETEYKELKDPSIYVKFKVVGEQDLSLLIWTTTPWTIPANVFVMINGEQEYAEVRVGKDRLIIASARVEPVMKEAGVSNYVVVRRFSGKELVGVKYVHPLGDVVPAQAKAEQFHFVIDAGVSVSMDEGTGLVHSAPGHGAEDYEQGLKIGAPVIMLVNEDGTMTSDAGKYAGIQAREASEIVLSDLRSVGALFHSSHIHHNYPTCWRCHTPVLLRATKQWFIKVTKLKEQLKDETGKVNWIPSWAKVRMSNFLDELRDWVISRQRFWGNPLPIWECNDCGHLIVVGDASELASLSSFHPKELHRPWIDEVRLKCPKCGGEATRVPDVADVWFDSSVAFYAQGEWAESDKADLILEGTDQLRGWFFSLLRSGVILTGTSPYRNVLVHGFMLDEQGREMHKSLGNYVEPSAVTSTFGRDVLRLWLLKNIVWEDVKFSFKSLELAKRQLQVVWNTFVFASVYMSLDSFDPTQVKMDPSELTRKEDRWIVSRYNSMLKEFYSDMEQYKVHEAVNRLFDFLVEDVSRFYLRLARKRAWVEGQDKDKLIMYAVLYKVLRGWLILASVVTPYVTEKIYREFVPDPLPSVSMETSPEVEERYIDRNLEESIALAREIAEAGLNARAKGKLKLRWPLKKALVFLTDRTALDKLREVEDIVKSTLNVREIEIVSDQMDVVKLKAHPNPSTLGRDFRTKAKELVTYIESNPYKVAEDIVKFGSHEVELNGVRYLVTRDHVRIGEELAAGLVYAEFDGGAVALSSQVSQEEEEEGIIRDVVRRVQFMRKKLALNVEDNIKLSITPPHERMEALKRWTEYVKSETRSIEVTLGEAAGELVMEWDIEGETFIIGISRA from the coding sequence ATGGGAAATCGGTGGTTTAAATTATCTGGGAAGGCCGTAGGTTCGCTTTCGAACAAGTTCGATCCTCTTGAAATCGAGAGGCAGGTTTCAGAGTATTGGGAAAGGGAACAGATATACCGCAAACTGAAGACAGTCAGCTCCAAGAGGGCCAAACGCTTCCTCTTCTTGGACGGCCCACCTTACACTTCTTCTCCTGTGCCTCACATAGGGACGGTATGGAACAAGGTACTGAAGGACTCGATCCTGAGATTTATGAGACTGAGAGGTCTCAACGTATGGGATAGGCCAGGCTACGATTGTCACGGCTTACCTATTGAAGTGGCAATGGAGAGAAAGCTCGGCATAAAGACCAAGACTGAGATTGTGGAGAAGATAGGTGTAGAGCGGTTCGTGAGCGCTTGCTCCGAATTTGCTAAGGAGAACGCCGCGTCCCTCAGCGTGGCCTTCAGGGACGTTGGTGTCTTCATGGACTGGGAAAACCCTTACATGACTCTGTCGGACGAATTCATAAGCAGGTCTTGGAGGGTGATAAAGGCAGCCCACGAGAAGGGACTTCTGGAAAGGAGCCTGCACGTAGTAAGCTGGTGTCCACGTTGCCAAACCACCTTGGCTGACTACGAGACAGAGTACAAGGAACTCAAGGACCCCTCAATTTACGTTAAGTTTAAGGTAGTAGGAGAACAGGATCTCTCGCTTCTCATATGGACAACTACGCCCTGGACTATACCAGCTAACGTGTTCGTGATGATTAATGGGGAGCAGGAGTACGCCGAGGTGAGAGTGGGCAAGGACAGACTGATCATCGCCTCTGCCAGAGTTGAGCCCGTAATGAAAGAGGCCGGCGTAAGCAACTACGTTGTAGTAAGGAGGTTCAGTGGAAAGGAATTGGTTGGCGTCAAATACGTCCATCCACTTGGTGACGTAGTTCCGGCCCAAGCTAAAGCAGAGCAGTTTCACTTCGTAATAGACGCTGGAGTAAGCGTCTCGATGGATGAAGGAACTGGACTAGTTCACTCAGCCCCAGGGCATGGGGCAGAGGACTACGAACAGGGTCTTAAGATAGGCGCCCCCGTGATCATGTTGGTGAACGAGGACGGCACGATGACAAGTGATGCGGGTAAGTATGCTGGGATCCAGGCTAGGGAGGCCTCAGAAATAGTGCTTTCAGATCTCAGGTCCGTTGGAGCTTTGTTCCATTCCTCACACATTCACCACAACTACCCCACCTGCTGGAGATGTCATACGCCGGTCTTGCTGAGAGCGACCAAACAGTGGTTCATAAAAGTGACGAAGCTGAAGGAACAACTTAAGGACGAAACTGGAAAGGTTAACTGGATACCTTCTTGGGCTAAAGTAAGGATGTCCAACTTCTTGGACGAACTGAGAGATTGGGTAATAAGTAGACAGAGATTCTGGGGGAACCCTTTACCTATATGGGAATGTAATGATTGTGGCCATCTGATCGTGGTTGGTGACGCCTCAGAGCTTGCGTCGTTATCCTCATTTCACCCTAAAGAGCTTCACAGACCTTGGATAGACGAGGTCAGATTGAAGTGTCCTAAGTGTGGCGGTGAGGCGACGAGAGTTCCCGACGTCGCGGATGTATGGTTCGACAGCAGTGTGGCCTTCTACGCACAAGGAGAGTGGGCGGAGAGCGATAAGGCCGACCTGATACTCGAGGGAACGGATCAGCTTAGGGGTTGGTTCTTCAGTCTCCTTAGATCTGGAGTTATTCTTACAGGTACTTCTCCATATCGGAACGTTCTGGTACACGGTTTCATGTTAGACGAGCAAGGTAGGGAAATGCATAAGAGCCTAGGTAACTATGTCGAGCCCTCTGCCGTGACGTCTACTTTCGGTAGGGACGTCCTGAGATTGTGGCTACTTAAGAACATAGTATGGGAGGACGTGAAGTTCTCTTTCAAATCACTAGAGTTGGCCAAGAGGCAGCTGCAGGTGGTATGGAATACCTTTGTGTTCGCTTCCGTCTACATGTCGTTAGACTCATTCGACCCGACTCAGGTCAAAATGGACCCAAGCGAGCTAACTAGAAAGGAGGATAGATGGATAGTTTCTAGGTATAACAGTATGCTCAAGGAGTTCTACTCAGACATGGAACAGTACAAAGTGCATGAAGCAGTGAATAGGCTCTTCGACTTCTTAGTGGAGGACGTCAGTAGGTTCTACCTTAGGTTAGCTAGAAAGAGAGCATGGGTCGAGGGACAGGATAAGGACAAACTGATTATGTATGCGGTCCTCTACAAGGTGCTCAGGGGGTGGTTGATTCTCGCATCGGTCGTGACTCCCTACGTAACGGAGAAGATCTATAGGGAGTTCGTTCCAGATCCGCTCCCCTCTGTAAGCATGGAAACGTCTCCAGAGGTGGAGGAACGATATATCGACAGGAACTTAGAAGAGTCTATAGCTCTGGCTAGGGAGATCGCTGAGGCGGGCCTCAACGCTAGGGCAAAGGGCAAACTCAAACTCAGGTGGCCACTCAAGAAGGCTCTAGTCTTCCTCACGGACAGGACGGCCTTAGATAAGCTGAGAGAAGTCGAGGACATAGTTAAGTCAACTCTCAACGTGAGGGAGATAGAGATAGTTAGCGATCAGATGGACGTAGTTAAGTTGAAGGCCCATCCCAATCCTTCTACCTTAGGAAGGGACTTCAGGACTAAGGCCAAGGAGCTCGTAACTTACATAGAGTCCAACCCTTACAAAGTGGCTGAGGACATCGTGAAGTTCGGAAGTCACGAAGTAGAACTGAACGGAGTCAGGTACCTGGTAACTAGGGACCACGTGAGGATAGGGGAGGAGCTAGCTGCGGGGCTAGTTTACGCGGAGTTTGATGGTGGTGCGGTGGCCTTAAGTTCGCAGGTGAGTCAAGAAGAAGAAGAAGAGGGCATAATAAGAGACGTTGTCAGGAGGGTGCAGTTTATGAGAAAGAAACTAGCTCTCAACGTGGAGGATAACATAAAACTGAGCATAACTCCACCACATGAAAGAATGGAGGCCTTGAAGAGGTGGACTGAGTACGTTAAGTCGGAGACTCGTAGCATAGAGGTGACACTAGGTGAGGCCGCTGGAGAGCTAGTAATGGAGTGGGACATTGAGGGAGAGACCTTCATTATAGGAATTTCTAGGGCGTGA
- the rpmC gene encoding 50S ribosomal protein L29, producing MPLKVSELEQLPPEELKKRMEDLVLQQVRLRAQARMGSLKETSSIRNVRKDIARIESVLAKKRGRNERL from the coding sequence GTGCCACTGAAAGTCAGTGAACTGGAGCAGCTCCCACCTGAGGAACTGAAGAAGAGGATGGAAGATCTTGTCCTTCAACAGGTGAGGCTTAGGGCTCAAGCCAGAATGGGTTCGCTAAAGGAGACCTCGTCGATAAGGAATGTTAGAAAGGATATAGCGAGGATAGAAAGTGTGTTGGCTAAAAAGAGGGGAAGAAATGAAAGGTTGTGA
- a CDS encoding 50S ribosomal protein L22 — protein sequence MPEWTYPDLGIDEFKLAKAVGRDLSISPKDAYNVCKAIRGMKLSEAKKFLEEVIAKRTPIPYYRYNKRTSHKSGLNQRWGVKSGRYPVKVARELNKLLTNVEANAAGKGLDADSLKLVHVAVHKGIVMKRYMPRAFGRSTKKYKRTSTLEVVAAEVE from the coding sequence ATGCCAGAGTGGACATACCCTGACCTAGGAATAGATGAGTTTAAGCTGGCTAAAGCGGTAGGAAGAGATCTCAGTATATCTCCTAAGGATGCTTACAATGTCTGTAAGGCCATTAGGGGAATGAAGTTGAGTGAGGCGAAAAAGTTCTTAGAGGAAGTGATTGCGAAGAGAACACCAATACCTTATTATAGATACAACAAGAGGACCTCCCACAAAAGCGGTCTCAACCAGAGGTGGGGGGTTAAGAGCGGGAGATACCCCGTCAAGGTAGCGAGGGAATTAAACAAATTACTTACTAACGTTGAGGCCAACGCCGCAGGGAAGGGGCTAGACGCTGACTCCTTGAAACTGGTTCACGTAGCTGTGCACAAAGGGATAGTCATGAAGAGATACATGCCTAGAGCGTTCGGCAGATCGACCAAGAAGTACAAGAGAACCAGCACCTTAGAGGTGGTGGCGGCGGAGGTAGAATAG
- a CDS encoding 30S ribosomal protein S4e, with the protein MGNSTYRTRHAAPKFVPVGKKESKWYVRTSPGPHSASRSIPLGSVLRDSLKVASTMTEARKLIAAGAVLVDGRAIKDYKFPIGLMDIISFPSAGQHYRVVPDPIKYLKLIPISGEEARFKYVRVIGKVMTNKSMIQINLEDGRNIRTSMEKYRTELQVDTFTTLKLNLEDGSVITKFELKEGSYAVAVAGRNVGLHGRISEIRTSPFKSKRDSLVTVESSNKDSFQTRVINIMAIGGKSPDVRLD; encoded by the coding sequence ATGGGCAATAGTACATACAGGACAAGGCATGCCGCGCCTAAGTTCGTTCCTGTGGGTAAGAAGGAGAGTAAGTGGTACGTTAGGACTTCCCCAGGCCCTCATTCAGCCTCAAGAAGCATACCTTTGGGTTCAGTCCTCAGGGACTCACTTAAGGTGGCTTCCACTATGACCGAGGCGCGGAAGTTAATAGCTGCTGGTGCAGTGTTGGTTGACGGGAGAGCGATCAAGGACTACAAGTTTCCGATAGGCCTCATGGACATCATTTCCTTTCCTTCAGCCGGCCAACATTACAGGGTGGTCCCAGATCCGATCAAATACCTGAAGCTGATACCCATCTCAGGTGAGGAGGCAAGGTTCAAGTACGTCAGGGTGATCGGAAAGGTAATGACAAATAAGTCCATGATTCAGATAAATCTAGAGGACGGTAGGAACATAAGGACCTCTATGGAAAAGTATAGGACCGAGTTGCAGGTCGACACGTTCACTACACTTAAGCTAAACTTGGAAGACGGTTCGGTGATCACCAAGTTCGAGCTGAAGGAGGGGAGCTACGCAGTGGCCGTGGCTGGAAGGAACGTCGGCCTACACGGAAGGATAAGCGAAATAAGGACATCACCGTTCAAGTCAAAGAGGGACTCCCTAGTCACGGTGGAGTCAAGCAATAAGGACTCCTTCCAGACGAGGGTGATAAACATCATGGCTATAGGTGGAAAGTCTCCAGACGTGAGGCTAGATTGA
- a CDS encoding putative RNA uridine N3 methyltransferase has protein sequence MNLFFAPPRRGRLSVALPLSSPLVKGTGPSLSCKLSQVLRAAAAFRVSELMWVDDINDESKRRKVRLMIDYALSPPYSKRYFPLTPDLSNAALMDPIQVPTHPDRAVPVEGEVRLGVKSGNRVDFGVGKRFKKEPGLYVVTDSLRLKFRPVKDLVYLGPRVKFLKFQELIKLPGLVLGSRSCGNPLLDSDRLVEIFEREGLTLFLGPPQGGLLKESGWRGLCYNFLPEQGVKDVRTEEALWASLSILNVILQ, from the coding sequence ATGAATTTGTTTTTCGCTCCTCCCAGAAGGGGCAGGCTTTCCGTTGCGCTTCCTCTATCTTCTCCCCTGGTGAAGGGAACTGGTCCCTCCTTGTCATGTAAATTGAGTCAGGTGCTTAGGGCGGCCGCTGCCTTCAGGGTCTCGGAGCTTATGTGGGTGGATGATATTAACGATGAGTCGAAGCGAAGGAAAGTCAGGCTGATGATAGATTACGCCCTTTCTCCACCTTATTCTAAAAGGTACTTTCCGCTGACACCTGACCTATCCAACGCGGCTCTCATGGATCCCATCCAAGTTCCCACACACCCAGATAGGGCTGTACCAGTAGAAGGAGAGGTGAGGCTAGGGGTTAAGTCAGGAAACCGCGTGGACTTTGGAGTAGGGAAGAGATTCAAGAAGGAGCCTGGGCTCTACGTTGTCACAGATTCCCTAAGACTAAAGTTTCGTCCTGTGAAGGATTTGGTATATCTCGGTCCGCGGGTCAAATTCCTAAAGTTTCAGGAATTGATTAAACTGCCAGGCTTGGTATTAGGTTCTAGGAGTTGCGGAAACCCACTGCTGGACTCCGATAGGTTAGTCGAAATATTTGAGAGAGAGGGGCTCACATTATTCCTCGGGCCCCCTCAAGGAGGACTTCTTAAAGAGAGTGGATGGAGAGGACTTTGCTACAACTTCTTGCCTGAACAGGGCGTCAAAGATGTGAGAACAGAAGAAGCCTTGTGGGCCTCTCTCTCCATTCTAAATGTTATCCTCCAATAG
- the rpl4p gene encoding 50S ribosomal protein L4, whose translation MTWLETVEKSVPLYDLQGSKVGEVKLPNLFSFPVRKDIIRRVYISSLTKKLQPKGRDPMAGRRTPASSFGINLGMARIPRVSGSGEGALAPNTVGGRLAFPPTPRKELAENVNRKEVRLALISALSATSDLSSVRARGHKFSGDVLPIVIRDDFEGMRTTVEALEVLEELGLKEDLNRAKDGIKIRAGKGKMRGRRYVCPKSILVVIGKDDAPLRRSLRNVPGVDVVSARVVGVIHLAPGGQPGRLTVYTESALSKLTQRLGGGLQ comes from the coding sequence TTGACTTGGTTGGAAACAGTAGAGAAATCTGTTCCCCTTTACGATCTACAGGGATCCAAGGTAGGGGAGGTTAAGCTTCCTAACCTATTTTCCTTCCCGGTCAGGAAGGACATAATAAGGAGGGTTTATATCTCCTCTCTAACGAAAAAACTACAACCCAAGGGAAGGGATCCCATGGCAGGGAGGAGGACACCAGCTTCGAGCTTTGGAATCAACTTAGGAATGGCTAGAATTCCGAGAGTAAGCGGTAGTGGAGAGGGTGCCCTAGCTCCTAACACGGTTGGTGGAAGGCTTGCCTTTCCTCCTACGCCGAGGAAGGAGTTGGCCGAAAATGTGAACAGGAAAGAGGTCAGGTTGGCTCTTATTTCCGCGCTAAGTGCGACCTCTGACTTGTCCTCGGTGAGAGCTAGGGGTCATAAGTTCTCTGGAGACGTATTACCTATAGTTATAAGGGATGACTTCGAGGGTATGAGAACCACTGTGGAGGCGCTAGAAGTGTTAGAGGAACTGGGACTGAAGGAGGATCTTAACAGGGCTAAGGATGGAATAAAAATCCGAGCAGGTAAAGGTAAGATGCGCGGTAGAAGGTACGTATGTCCTAAGAGTATACTAGTTGTGATCGGAAAAGACGATGCTCCGTTGAGGCGTTCCTTAAGAAACGTCCCTGGAGTGGACGTAGTTAGCGCAAGGGTAGTAGGGGTCATACACCTAGCGCCAGGAGGACAACCAGGCAGGTTGACAGTCTACACAGAGTCAGCTTTAAGTAAACTAACACAGCGATTAGGGGGTGGCCTCCAGTGA
- a CDS encoding 50S ribosomal protein L3: MGHRKLSSPRRGSSGLRPRKRSNELLPSPKSWPTVKADSPLLLGFVGYKAGMTHVFMIDDRPNSPNLGKEIFVPVTVIETPPLIPLAVRGYTIDGRGELQALTEYWIKPPKELDIKRKIFSFNYSETRARESLDELSSKLERMKVLRVVAATQPRLVPGLGKKRPDVVEIQVTGGQLKAQLDYVLSLLGKPLEVKDVLKEGQLVDLIGVSKGKGFQGAIKRFGVMELPRWHKHRKGSRKVGTRGPSPGTPSYTPQPGQLGYFRRTEFNKRILKISNNVEEVNPKGGFISYGLVRNWYVLIEGSVIGTKKRPIFMRYPIRPTWEPRSIPQFTYVSTLSKQGVGI; encoded by the coding sequence ATGGGTCATAGGAAGCTGTCCTCGCCGAGGAGAGGTTCGTCAGGCCTTAGACCTAGGAAGAGGAGTAATGAGTTGTTGCCGTCGCCTAAGTCGTGGCCGACGGTGAAGGCGGATTCCCCATTGTTGTTGGGTTTCGTTGGTTATAAGGCAGGTATGACGCACGTGTTCATGATAGATGATAGGCCTAATTCCCCAAATCTAGGAAAGGAGATATTCGTTCCCGTGACTGTTATAGAGACCCCACCTTTGATCCCGTTGGCTGTGAGGGGATATACCATCGATGGAAGAGGGGAGTTACAAGCCTTGACGGAGTACTGGATAAAGCCACCTAAGGAGCTTGACATTAAGAGGAAGATATTCTCCTTTAATTACTCCGAGACACGCGCGAGAGAGTCCTTAGACGAGCTTTCTTCTAAGTTAGAGAGAATGAAAGTATTGAGGGTAGTAGCAGCCACTCAACCTAGATTGGTTCCAGGACTCGGCAAGAAGAGACCTGATGTGGTTGAGATCCAGGTGACCGGAGGACAGCTAAAAGCTCAGTTAGACTACGTGCTTAGCTTGTTGGGAAAACCATTGGAAGTTAAGGACGTCCTTAAAGAAGGGCAACTGGTGGATTTGATAGGAGTGAGTAAAGGCAAGGGATTTCAGGGTGCGATAAAGAGGTTCGGTGTGATGGAGCTGCCGAGGTGGCACAAACACAGGAAAGGGAGCAGAAAGGTAGGAACTAGGGGACCATCGCCAGGAACTCCCAGTTATACTCCCCAACCTGGACAACTCGGCTACTTCAGGAGGACGGAGTTCAACAAGAGGATCCTAAAAATATCTAACAACGTGGAGGAAGTGAACCCCAAGGGCGGCTTCATTAGTTACGGTCTTGTCAGGAACTGGTACGTATTAATTGAAGGTAGTGTTATAGGAACCAAGAAGAGGCCGATCTTCATGCGTTACCCGATTAGACCCACTTGGGAACCTAGATCGATTCCGCAGTTCACCTACGTAAGTACTCTAAGTAAGCAGGGTGTTGGAATTTGA
- a CDS encoding 50S ribosomal protein L23, with protein sequence MSLIRSGLNTEKAIRLIEKENSITLLVDRKATKGEVKKEVESLFNVKVEKVRLLITPTGEKKAYIKLKKEFKASEVAGKLGVL encoded by the coding sequence GTGAGTCTCATAAGAAGTGGGCTCAACACGGAAAAGGCAATAAGGTTGATCGAGAAAGAAAACTCCATCACCTTACTAGTTGATAGAAAGGCCACTAAGGGAGAAGTCAAGAAAGAAGTCGAGTCCCTCTTCAATGTGAAGGTTGAAAAGGTTCGACTCTTGATCACCCCGACTGGGGAGAAGAAGGCCTACATTAAGTTGAAGAAGGAGTTCAAGGCCAGCGAGGTGGCCGGGAAGTTAGGAGTATTGTGA
- a CDS encoding 50S ribosomal protein L5, translating to MTEQLVQENPMRRIRIVKVTVNIGIGEPGERLNRAFSLLEELTQSKPVMTKAKRSIRDFGVRKGTSIGVKVTLRGKKGMEFLRRALEALGNKVKSSSFDDYGNFSFGIAEHTLLPGTRYDPEVGIFGMDIAVTMERPGYRVMRRRAKPSKIPRRHRVNREEAIEFFKKELGVEVS from the coding sequence ATGACTGAGCAATTGGTTCAGGAAAATCCGATGAGGAGAATAAGGATAGTGAAAGTAACTGTGAACATAGGGATAGGAGAGCCTGGAGAAAGGCTCAACAGAGCCTTTTCTCTATTAGAGGAGCTCACTCAATCTAAACCCGTTATGACGAAGGCCAAGAGGAGCATAAGGGACTTCGGCGTGAGGAAAGGTACCTCAATAGGCGTTAAAGTCACCTTAAGAGGGAAGAAGGGAATGGAATTTCTTAGGAGGGCCCTAGAGGCCTTAGGGAACAAAGTCAAGAGCTCTAGTTTCGACGATTACGGAAACTTCTCCTTCGGTATAGCTGAGCATACTCTGCTTCCAGGTACTAGATACGATCCGGAGGTAGGTATATTCGGCATGGATATTGCAGTAACCATGGAGAGGCCGGGTTATAGGGTTATGAGGAGAAGAGCAAAGCCTTCCAAAATTCCAAGGAGGCACAGGGTTAACAGAGAGGAAGCCATAGAGTTCTTCAAGAAAGAGCTAGGTGTTGAGGTGTCGTAA
- the rplX gene encoding 50S ribosomal protein L24: MNSSSPRKQRKLLYTSPKHLRTKLLTAKVSDELSNQYGISRIKVRKGDTVKVLRGTNVGFEGKVNSVDTKSGFVMIEGLTRKKVDGTPVFVKIRASNLVVTKLDMSDPLRRKSIERKAEQRKLFMRSEAQNGS; the protein is encoded by the coding sequence ATGAACTCCAGTTCTCCTAGGAAGCAGAGGAAACTACTCTACACTTCTCCCAAACATTTGAGGACGAAGTTGTTGACGGCTAAGGTGTCAGATGAGCTATCTAACCAATATGGCATATCTAGAATAAAGGTAAGGAAGGGAGATACCGTGAAGGTGTTAAGGGGAACCAACGTTGGCTTCGAAGGAAAGGTAAACTCCGTCGACACTAAGTCGGGATTCGTAATGATCGAAGGGCTTACGAGGAAGAAAGTCGATGGGACACCGGTTTTCGTAAAGATCAGGGCCTCCAACTTAGTGGTTACTAAACTCGACATGAGTGATCCGTTGAGGAGGAAGAGCATTGAAAGGAAGGCGGAGCAACGGAAGCTTTTTATGAGAAGTGAGGCTCAGAATGGTAGCTAA
- a CDS encoding 30S ribosomal protein S17 translates to MSLGVRKVGVPGVAQPSKICEDVLCPFHGHLKVRGTFIEGSLIKMRGTRFGTVQRTYTYYNKKYKRYERRRSKIHVRVPDCLEVREGDRVIIGETRPLAKSVSFVVLGKR, encoded by the coding sequence TTGAGTCTAGGAGTTAGAAAAGTGGGCGTGCCTGGAGTCGCGCAGCCCTCGAAAATATGTGAGGATGTCCTCTGTCCATTTCACGGACACCTGAAGGTGAGAGGAACTTTCATAGAGGGAAGTCTGATAAAGATGAGAGGCACCAGGTTCGGAACCGTGCAAAGAACCTACACATATTATAACAAGAAGTACAAACGATACGAGAGAAGGAGGAGTAAGATACACGTGAGGGTTCCAGACTGTCTGGAAGTGAGAGAGGGAGATAGAGTGATAATAGGGGAAACGAGGCCACTCGCCAAGTCAGTATCCTTCGTGGTCCTAGGGAAGAGGTGA
- a CDS encoding 50S ribosomal protein L14, producing MPEKMQMLGARKGYTPAIQHNSMVVVADNSGAKLAKVIGIYGYRGVLRRVPFANIADLVMVSVRRGTPDVRKQKFKAVVIRQRMPFRRPDGTWMSFEDNAVVIVNPDGTPKGSEIRGPVAREAAERWPKISSLATIIV from the coding sequence ATGCCCGAGAAAATGCAGATGTTGGGAGCGAGGAAAGGGTATACTCCAGCAATACAGCACAACTCAATGGTGGTCGTTGCAGACAACAGCGGGGCCAAGCTAGCAAAGGTGATCGGAATATATGGATATAGAGGAGTCCTCAGGAGAGTACCTTTCGCCAATATAGCTGACTTAGTAATGGTGTCGGTGAGAAGGGGGACTCCAGATGTAAGAAAGCAGAAGTTTAAGGCAGTAGTAATAAGGCAGAGAATGCCTTTCAGGAGGCCTGATGGTACTTGGATGTCCTTTGAGGACAACGCGGTGGTAATAGTTAATCCTGACGGTACACCAAAAGGTTCGGAAATAAGGGGCCCAGTAGCCAGAGAGGCAGCAGAAAGGTGGCCCAAGATATCCAGTTTGGCCACCATAATAGTATAG
- a CDS encoding ribonuclease P protein subunit: MKGCDFNGKWLEVLGHSDPTLRGVQGTVIWEGERTFRVLANGHTKTLMKYPGFFVLEDGHSRLKIDGASLQSKISNRIVRRRCRN, encoded by the coding sequence ATGAAAGGTTGTGACTTTAACGGAAAGTGGTTGGAAGTCTTGGGTCATAGCGACCCGACTTTGAGAGGAGTTCAGGGTACAGTGATATGGGAAGGTGAACGAACCTTCAGAGTCCTTGCTAACGGCCACACTAAGACATTAATGAAATATCCTGGATTTTTTGTCCTAGAGGATGGCCACTCTCGGCTGAAGATAGATGGCGCTTCTCTTCAGTCGAAGATTTCGAACAGAATTGTTAGGAGGAGATGTAGAAATTGA